One genomic segment of Hordeum vulgare subsp. vulgare chromosome 2H, MorexV3_pseudomolecules_assembly, whole genome shotgun sequence includes these proteins:
- the LOC123430365 gene encoding receptor-like protein kinase FERONIA → MSMANSTALPCLLLLTIVSLAAANGGGSNSTHSRQVRLACGASASATDSDGRAWDGDSASKFLTSTKSGVAARATYHDPSLPSSVPYMMARVFASSHTYTFLVRPGRVFLRLFFYPSDYGNRNASSALFGVTAGGVTLLRDFNASQSALAVDAAYLVREFSVNVNSSGRLDVTFAPSTGASSHYAFVNGIEVVPTPDVFTVPVPTFANGGRPDPMPIRADTAFQTMYRLNVGGTAVSPADDSGSFYRTWDTDFPYIFGTAVGVSSKKDSDVTIRYPPSVPPHIAPEGVYASARSMGPDPQINLNYNLTWILTVDAGFYYLLRFHFCEIQNPITRVNQRSFYIYINNQTAQEQMDVITRSGGIGVPVYTNYLVVTTGSGQTDMWVALHPDPGSRPQYYDAILNGLEVFKLQTYGSNNLAAANQPIPQKQLYQKEFKRDSAVAAVVGRVAAGALLAALIGCACACAICRRRRKYASVAVCETDCVPEQPAHGLRSPKKRGKVW, encoded by the coding sequence ATGTCCATGGCCAACTCGACTGCGCTTCCATGCCTCTTGCTGCTAACCATCGTGTCCCTTGCCGCCGCGAACGGCGGCGGTAGCAACTCCACCCACTCCAGGCAGGTCCGCCTGGCCTGCGGCGCGTCCGCCTCGGCCACCGACTCCGACGGCCGTGCGTGGGACGGTGACTCGGCGTCCAAGTTCTTGACATCGACAAAGTCCGGCGTGGCGGCCCGTGCGACATATCATGACCCATCGCTGCCATCTTCCGTGCCTTACATGATGGCGCGCGTGTTCGCGTCGAGCCACACGTACACCTTCCTCGTCCGCCCGGGCCGCGTGTTCCTTCGCCTCTTCTTCTACCCGTCCGACTACGGCAACCGCAACGCTTCGAGCGCCCTCTTCGGCGTCACGGCGGGCGGCGTCACGCTGCTGCGCGACTTCAACGCGTCCCAGAGCGCGCTCGCGGTCGACGCCGCCTACCTCGTCCGCGAGTTCTCCGTCAACGTCAACTCGAGCGGGAGGCTGGATGTCACCTTCGCCCCGTCCACCGGCGCCTCCTCCCACTACGCGTTCGTGAACGGCATCGAGGTCGTGCCCACGCCGGACGTGTTCACGGTGCCCGTGCCCACCTTCGCCAACGGGGGGCGCCCGGACCCGATGCCCATCCGCGCCGACACCGCCTTCCAGACCATGTACCGTCTCAACGTCGGCGGCACGGCCGTCTCCCCGGCTGACGACTCCGGAAGCTTCTACCGGACCTGGGACACCGACTTCCCTTACATATTCGGCACGGCCGTCGGGGTCTCTTCCAAGAAGGACAGCGACGTCACCATCCGATACCCGCCGTCCGTTCCGCCGCACATCGCGCCGGAGGGCGTGTACGCGTCGGCGAGGTCTATGGGCCCGGATCCGCAGATCAACCTGAACTACAATCTCACTTGGATCCTGACCGTGGACGCGGGGTTCTACTACCTCCTGAGGTTCCACTTCTGCGAGATCCAAAACCCGATCACCAGGGTGAACCAGCGCTCCTTCTACATCTACATCAACAACCAGACGGCGCAGGAGCAGATGGACGTCATCACGAGGAGCGGAGGGATCGGGGTTCCGGTGTACACCAACTACCTCGTCGTAACGACGGGCTCCGGCCAGACGGACATGTGGGTGGCGCTGCACCCGGACCCCGGCAGCAGGCCACAGTACTATGACGCGATACTCAACGGGCTCGAGGTGTTCAAGCTCCAGACGTATGGCAGCAACAACCTCGCCGCGGCCAACCAGCCGATCCCTCAGAAACAGCTCTACCAAAAGGAGTTCAAGAGGGACAGTGCCGTTGCTGCGGTCGTTGGTAGAGTGGCCGCCGGTGCCCTCCTCGCCGCGTTGATCGGCTGCGCCTGCGCCTGCGCTATCTGCAGGCGGAGAAGGAAGTATGCGTCGGTGGCCGTGTGCGAGACAGATTGCGTTCCTGAGCAACCAGCTCATGGTCTACGTAGCCCAAAGAAAAGGGGAAAGGTGTGGTAG